From the genome of Williamwhitmania sp.:
GCCATCTTTCTCAACAATGCTAGCCACCGAGTTTATACGCCAACACAGCTAATGAATAAGCTATATCCCAGAGGATTTACACGACTTGATTGCAGCGTGGAGGGTAAGGTGAAAAGTGTGAACGATAGTACGGTTGCTATTACGGATGATACGTGTAGCGTGGTTTGCACCATGTATAAAGGGAGGCCATTCAAGGCAAATAAAAATGAGTTGGTTAGGATAGCGGGCTGTTTTAGAAACAAGCTAGATCCGAAAACAAAAACTATTTATTTAGATCACTGCATTGCTGTTGATAGATAACCTATCTGCTGGCTCGAACGAACTTCGAAACACCCAGACGGAACCAACACAAAAGGGCATGCTGTCCAAGAGTGCAGTGCCGTAGCCGCTCGGCAGCACTAGGTAACAGTAACAGCTAAGCAAACGAGCCGCCCCGAACATTGGGGCGGCTTTGCGTTATAGGGTAGCGACGTTTATATGCCAGTCAGGGGGTGACTATTTTGCTGGCGCGATCAAGTCACCCCCTGACTAGGGTGTAGCGCAATTTCAAATTGGTCTCATCTTCAAATTCTCAAATTAATCGCTACCTTAGCGTAACGCTCTTTGAAAAACTTTTCGGCTACACCTTCCACGAGCACTACGATAAGCTGGGCCTTATTAACATGAACCGACCGAAGGGAGCTCATGGCAACACCTCTAAAATCAACCACCGAGTTGCCATAACATTTGGCCGGGTGTACGACCCCGTGGTGGGCCGCTTCCTGAGCGTGGACCCGCTGGTGGGCAACCCGCTGAACTCACAGGACTACAACGGCTACAGCTACTGCGGCAACAACCCCCTCGCCTTCACCGACCCCAGCGGATACCAGAAGT
Proteins encoded in this window:
- a CDS encoding RHS repeat-associated core domain-containing protein; protein product: MVSSSNSQINRYLSVTLFEKLFGYTFHEHYDKLGLINMNRPKGAHGNTSKINHRVAITFGRVYDPVVGRFLSVDPLVGNPLNSQDYNGYSYCGNNPLAFTDPSGYQK